One genomic segment of Syngnathus typhle isolate RoL2023-S1 ecotype Sweden linkage group LG8, RoL_Styp_1.0, whole genome shotgun sequence includes these proteins:
- the fam98a gene encoding protein FAM98A, with the protein MENDIIVSLEDLGYQGPLLEDGALESAVTGGAASPEFTKLCAWIVSELQLYSKLEENVHATNCPSEAEGFQLEMSGLLAELACPYAVLTSGAVNQRLLNTNDCLLLLSFLVSELEASRMILVNTPQKKAQECGSPAFQELKGICMALGMSKPPANIAMFQFFSGIEKKLKEAASRVPANHIGDPLLKNAFGPVHMEKIEAINQALVNEYEVRRKMLLKRLDVTVQSFGWSERAKSHAGNLAKVYQPLRSALGTQSKVSVAHLLAARQDFSKILRTSSGKSREKTACAINKVVMGRVPDRGGRPCEIEPPPPEMPSWQKRQDAPQASGQYGGSRGAYDHYSQGSRGGYERGGGERGGRGGRGGRVQGGWGEGGGGGRGSYNKGQYHDLAAHQGGGGGGGGGIRGPYRGGGSNHGGPQESGHHSGYNDNYHQNGNWHQERGGGGGGGRGGRGRGGRGGGGGGGGGWGGRGGHNVNQGGHFEQFFQHGGQNYNQAGFNQSRHYNS; encoded by the exons ATGGAGAATGATATTATCGTTTCTCTCGAGGATTTGGG GTATCAAGGCCCACTGTTGGAGGACGGAGCTCTGGAGTCAGCTGTGACTGGTGGGGCTGCTTCACCGGAGTTTACCAAGCTCTGTGCTTGGATTGTGTCAGAGCTCCAACTTTACAGTAAACTGGAGGAGAATGTCCATGCGACCAACT GTCCAAGTGAGGCAGAGGGCTTCCAGTTGGAGATGAGCGGGCTGTTGGCAGAACTCGCTTGCCCTTACGCCGTCCTCACGAGTGGAGCTGTCAACCAAAGGCTTCTCAACACCAACGACTGCCTGCTGCTGCTCT CCTTTCTGGTATCCGAGCTGGAGGCTTCCAGGATGATCCTGGTCAACACACCCCAGAAGAAAGCCCAGGAGTGTGGTAGCCCCGCCTTCCAGGAACTAAAAGGCATCTGCATGGCACTGGGAATGTCCAAGCCTCCAGCCAACATTGCTATGTTCCAGTTTTTTAGTGGCATTGAGAAAAAG CTGAAAGAAGCCGCAAGTAGAGTGCCAGCCAATCATATAGGAGACCCTTTGTTGAAGAATGCTTTTGGACCCGTGCACATG GAGAAAATCGAAGCCATCAATCAAGCACTTGTCAATGAGTATGAAGTGAGAAGAAAGATGTTGTTAAAACGGCTGGATGTGACGGTGCAGTCTTTTGGTTGGTCAGAAAGAGCAAAG TCACATGCTGGGAATTTGGCTAAAGTTTATCAGCCGCTACGTTCTGCCCTCGGTACCCAAAGCAAAGTGTCTGTAGCGCACCTTCTTGCAGCCCGACAAGACTTTTCAAAAATCCTTCGCACAAGCAGTGGCAAGTCGAGAGAGAAGACTGCATGTGCCATTAATAAG GTTGTAATGGGTCGCGTGCCAGACAGAGGAGGGCGTCCATGTGAAATTGAGCCGCCCCCTCCAGAAATGCCTTCATGGCAAAAGCGGCAGGATGCTCCCCAAGCTAGTGGACAGTATGGCGGAAGCAGGGGCGCTTACGATCATTATTCCCAAGGCAGTCGGGGGGGCTATGAGAGGGgcggaggagaaagaggaggcaGGGGTGGCAGAGGCGGAAGAGTGCAAGGGGGATGGGGTGAGGGGGGTGGAGGAGGGAGAGGTAGTTACAACAAGGGCCAGTATCACGATTTGGCTGCTCATCagggtggtggcggcggcggcggcggcggaatcAGAGGTCCTTATAGAGGAGGCGGGAGCAACCACGGAGGCCCCCAGGAGTCTGGCCACCATTCAGGCTATAATGACAATTACCACCAGAATGGAAACTGGCATcaagagagaggaggaggaggaggaggcggcagaGGAGGCAGGGGGAGAGGaggccgaggaggaggaggaggaggaggaggcggctggGGAGGGAGAGGAGGCCACAATGTTAATCAAGGAGGACACTTTGAACAGTTTTTCCAACATGGTGGCCAGAACTACAACCAAGCTGGTTTTAATCAAAGCCGCCACTACAATAGTTGA